In Pirellulales bacterium, a single genomic region encodes these proteins:
- a CDS encoding LOG family protein translates to MNDNPSSSFSLSDPTPDAGSNGLPAPLPRQRIVDLIGQIKESADKLATDQTTQGDLKILSRTLRELRYAFKVFTPYRSRRKVTIFGSARTRPHDPSYQQAVEFGRSMAQNGWLVVTGAASGIMEAGHVGAGRENSMGLNIMLPFEQQSNAIIAGDPKLVHMKYFFTRKLMFVKECDAVCLLPGGFGTLDEGLEVLTLLQTGKRELVPVVMLDAPGGDFWQEFQRFVEKQLLARELISPEDLHLYKLTDRLDVAVGEILQFFRVYHSMRYVKNRLVFRLTQHPSAELVESLNQHFSDILTDGQFEVTTALREEHDEPSVIALPRLAFHFNRRNLGRLRQLIDCINRGRVETP, encoded by the coding sequence GTGAACGATAATCCATCGTCGTCGTTTTCACTATCCGATCCAACCCCCGATGCCGGATCGAACGGACTCCCCGCCCCGCTGCCGCGTCAGCGGATCGTCGATCTGATCGGCCAAATCAAAGAGTCGGCCGACAAGCTCGCGACCGACCAGACGACTCAAGGCGATTTGAAAATTTTGAGCCGCACGCTCCGCGAGCTGCGCTACGCCTTCAAGGTCTTCACCCCCTATCGCTCGCGGCGAAAAGTCACGATCTTCGGCTCCGCCCGGACGCGGCCGCACGACCCCAGCTATCAACAGGCAGTCGAGTTCGGTCGCAGCATGGCCCAGAATGGCTGGCTCGTCGTCACTGGGGCGGCCAGCGGGATTATGGAAGCCGGGCACGTTGGCGCGGGGCGCGAAAACTCGATGGGCCTGAACATCATGCTCCCCTTCGAGCAGCAGTCGAACGCGATCATCGCGGGCGACCCGAAGCTCGTGCACATGAAGTACTTCTTCACGCGCAAGCTGATGTTCGTCAAGGAGTGCGACGCAGTGTGCCTCTTGCCCGGCGGCTTCGGCACGCTCGATGAAGGCCTCGAAGTGTTGACGCTTCTGCAGACCGGCAAGCGGGAGTTGGTTCCCGTGGTGATGCTCGACGCGCCCGGCGGAGATTTCTGGCAGGAGTTCCAGCGATTTGTCGAGAAGCAGCTCCTGGCCCGCGAATTAATCTCGCCCGAAGACTTGCATCTCTACAAGCTCACGGATCGGCTGGACGTGGCGGTCGGTGAAATCCTTCAATTCTTCCGCGTCTATCACAGCATGCGGTACGTGAAGAACCGCCTCGTCTTCCGGCTCACCCAGCATCCCAGCGCCGAACTGGTCGAGTCGCTCAACCAACATTTCTCCGACATTCTGACCGACGGCCAATTCGAAGTGACGACCGCGCTGCGGGAAGAGCACGACGAACCGTCGGTCATCGCCCTGCCGCGGCTGGCCTTCCACTTCAACCGCCGCAACCTCGGCCGCCTCCGCCAGTTGATCGACTGCATCAACCGCGGGCGAGTGGAAACGCCGTAG